A region of Fimbriimonadaceae bacterium DNA encodes the following proteins:
- the ttrB_2 gene encoding Tetrathionate reductase subunit B → MARMSMLIDLTRCIGCDACTIACKQENGTPMDVFFARVLNVEAGTYPNVKRLYIPVLCNHCEDAPCLKACPNKAIVKREDGIVLVDQDRCRGTGACVSACPYGNIILHKEEAWYLNEDEPYERDFVKPRLNEGVARKCTYCAHRVDEGLDPACVVACPTHARIFGDLEDPASPIRTYMAEQDRQTGRKPFCLLPEAGTKPSGRYLGPMASQDVSTLGRPAEPQVEQEVTA, encoded by the coding sequence ATGGCTAGGATGTCGATGCTGATCGACCTCACGCGCTGCATCGGCTGCGATGCCTGCACCATCGCGTGCAAGCAGGAAAACGGCACCCCGATGGACGTTTTCTTCGCGCGCGTTCTGAACGTGGAAGCGGGCACCTACCCGAACGTCAAGCGGCTGTATATCCCGGTGCTCTGCAACCACTGCGAGGATGCCCCGTGTCTGAAGGCATGCCCCAACAAAGCGATCGTCAAGCGGGAGGACGGCATCGTCCTGGTGGATCAGGACCGGTGCCGGGGAACGGGGGCCTGCGTATCGGCATGTCCTTACGGCAACATCATCCTCCACAAGGAGGAGGCGTGGTACCTGAACGAAGATGAGCCCTACGAGCGCGACTTCGTGAAGCCACGATTGAACGAGGGGGTTGCTCGCAAGTGCACCTACTGCGCACACCGCGTCGATGAGGGTCTCGATCCCGCATGCGTGGTCGCTTGCCCGACTCACGCGAGGATCTTCGGCGATCTTGAGGACCCCGCCAGCCCCATTCGAACCTACATGGCTGAGCAAGATCGGCAGACGGGCCGCAAACCGTTCTGCCTGCTCCCTGAAGCCGGGACCAAGCCCAGCGGACGCTATCTCGGACCGATGGCATCGCAGGATGTCTCGACCCTTGGCCGGCCCGCCGAGCCGCAGGTCGAACAGGAGGTGACGGCATGA
- the mdtB_2 gene encoding Multidrug resistance protein MdtB — protein sequence MIHRWSIEHPYAIIAFYVGVIALAWMAISQVIPRRFAPYVESPMIGVVTMMPGLSASEMELYISKPIEEQLVNLKGVRYIRSTSQDGFSIVTLEFPYGSDMERALVDVQTLMNVTQSNLPSTGANLKPSFVVPIDPLNLPVVSLAVTGDPTQGWDPVKVREFADNEMVRRLKGVTNVYSVVPFGGYRRQMQVVVDRERLAAYGLSILDVRDAIDRSNVTRSSGTLTRGGTEGIVRVDSRAASAEDVLAYPIREVSSGSTPQQTQPQSGGGMGAMTGGGQSQSAPRSPPAPTSARSTPRVVYVRDVAKVEDTHWEKRSGYRYYANEGGANPSTSEAIEVSVIQNPGASSAQVVPAVMRVVEQLESENPGLNVEVAYDNAHFVEILFENVWYELGLAILLTAVAVLLFLGEWRGTVIAMVTLPTSLALAVLMMLPFGMTFNSGTLIGLLLSIGRLVDDSIIDIHAVERHLRMGKDPKTATIDGIAEVRVAVIASTLMIVLALLPLLFSGGIVGLMFVELVWPLIFGLLASMLVSFTLTALLCAKLLRHEHLREQDKRNPFLKWLYVVLDPFQRWLDRLEQGYARALVWTLKHRFINFARVVAVLIVGFTFYYFIGSEMMPLADTGQAVGFLEMEPGTSYQGTEKAVKKLEAIMSKHPELEKASIEIGAESMFETWSPFYTGYQMPQVSGAAMMLTFSDKDARRRTIFEVMDAIHREAYATIPGLRRLQIKEMGSDVMATAAAPIHVNVYGPDLQVLDRLGREVEEAAWKMPELFQPSRTWTLGLPDYQIKVDPQRAQELGLSPEAISQQAYYALRGGLANEFYRLPNLRQNTILIRYEESDRQTFQDLENLYVTASDGTQVPLKSVAEIQEGSAPTAIEHDGLKRVLGVTGYYRIGSLPSMDVVMNLVAYAYGGNPKLGIEPINFPPGYGLEMRGDMTQMMDSFRRLMNGLVLALMLMYLVLVIQFRGFLQPLQMIASLPLELAGVFIALWLASQAFSTVSILGIIVLTGMDITTAVLMIDLIMKYRDRGIPRDEAIVRACPDRLRPILMTVGITLIVMLPIAFAPKTGLDAYQPLAMAVVGGLIMGTILSLFDIPIMHTYVDDFIRWLNKTFLGREWSWPITDTGPHAEEPHGQPQALPPDGGGVR from the coding sequence ATGATCCACCGGTGGTCGATCGAGCACCCGTACGCGATCATCGCATTTTACGTCGGAGTCATCGCACTCGCGTGGATGGCCATCTCGCAGGTCATTCCACGGCGATTTGCACCCTACGTGGAGAGCCCGATGATCGGGGTCGTTACGATGATGCCTGGTCTTTCCGCCTCCGAGATGGAGCTCTACATCAGCAAGCCGATCGAGGAGCAACTCGTAAATCTCAAGGGCGTTCGGTACATCCGGTCGACCTCGCAGGACGGCTTCTCGATCGTAACCCTTGAGTTCCCCTATGGTTCCGACATGGAGAGGGCCCTCGTCGACGTCCAGACCCTGATGAACGTCACCCAGTCGAATCTGCCATCGACTGGTGCGAACCTGAAGCCGTCCTTTGTCGTCCCAATCGACCCGCTCAATCTGCCCGTGGTTTCCCTCGCGGTAACCGGCGATCCCACTCAAGGCTGGGACCCGGTCAAAGTACGGGAGTTCGCCGACAACGAGATGGTGAGACGACTGAAAGGGGTCACGAACGTGTACTCGGTCGTGCCATTCGGCGGCTATCGTCGCCAAATGCAGGTCGTGGTCGATCGGGAGCGGCTCGCGGCTTATGGTCTCTCCATCCTAGATGTCCGGGATGCGATCGATCGCAGCAACGTCACGCGGTCCAGCGGCACCCTGACGCGAGGAGGAACGGAGGGAATCGTTCGGGTCGATTCGCGAGCTGCCTCGGCCGAGGACGTTCTTGCGTATCCCATTCGAGAGGTGTCCTCAGGCAGCACCCCCCAGCAAACGCAACCGCAATCGGGGGGTGGGATGGGAGCGATGACCGGAGGAGGACAGAGCCAGTCTGCGCCCCGGTCCCCGCCTGCGCCCACGTCGGCCAGGAGCACTCCGCGCGTCGTTTATGTCCGAGACGTTGCCAAGGTCGAAGACACGCACTGGGAAAAGCGAAGCGGCTATCGCTACTACGCGAACGAGGGCGGGGCGAACCCATCCACCTCCGAGGCGATCGAGGTTTCCGTCATCCAAAACCCTGGGGCAAGTTCCGCTCAGGTCGTACCGGCGGTTATGCGTGTCGTCGAGCAGCTGGAAAGCGAAAACCCGGGCCTGAATGTCGAGGTTGCATACGACAACGCCCACTTTGTGGAGATTCTCTTCGAGAACGTATGGTACGAGCTTGGCCTGGCTATTCTCCTCACCGCGGTCGCCGTTCTCCTCTTCTTGGGCGAGTGGCGCGGAACGGTCATTGCCATGGTAACGCTGCCAACCTCTCTGGCGCTAGCCGTTCTGATGATGCTCCCGTTCGGCATGACGTTCAACAGCGGCACCCTTATCGGACTGTTGCTGAGCATCGGCCGGCTCGTGGACGACAGCATCATCGATATCCACGCTGTCGAGCGGCATCTTCGGATGGGCAAGGACCCGAAGACCGCCACGATTGATGGCATCGCCGAGGTGCGCGTGGCCGTGATCGCCTCTACCCTGATGATCGTCCTCGCACTGCTGCCTCTGCTGTTCTCAGGCGGCATCGTTGGCTTGATGTTCGTCGAACTGGTCTGGCCCCTCATCTTTGGACTGCTGGCATCGATGCTCGTATCGTTCACGCTCACCGCACTGCTTTGCGCCAAGCTGCTGCGCCATGAGCATCTGCGCGAACAAGACAAAAGGAACCCGTTCCTTAAGTGGCTCTACGTGGTCCTCGACCCGTTTCAGAGGTGGCTGGACCGACTGGAGCAAGGCTATGCGCGGGCACTCGTTTGGACCCTCAAGCATCGCTTCATCAACTTCGCCCGGGTCGTCGCCGTGCTGATCGTCGGCTTTACCTTCTATTACTTCATCGGCTCGGAAATGATGCCGTTGGCCGATACCGGCCAAGCGGTTGGCTTCCTCGAAATGGAGCCTGGCACGAGTTATCAAGGCACGGAGAAGGCGGTTAAGAAGCTCGAGGCGATCATGTCCAAGCATCCGGAGTTGGAGAAGGCCAGTATCGAGATCGGCGCGGAGTCGATGTTCGAGACCTGGTCGCCGTTTTATACGGGCTACCAGATGCCGCAGGTTAGCGGAGCCGCGATGATGCTCACGTTCAGCGACAAGGATGCTCGACGCCGAACGATCTTCGAAGTCATGGATGCGATCCATCGGGAGGCATACGCCACAATTCCTGGGCTTCGGCGGCTCCAAATCAAGGAGATGGGATCGGACGTCATGGCGACCGCTGCCGCGCCCATCCACGTGAATGTCTATGGGCCCGATCTGCAGGTGCTTGACCGGCTTGGACGCGAAGTCGAGGAGGCCGCATGGAAAATGCCAGAACTTTTCCAGCCATCCCGGACTTGGACCCTCGGGCTTCCGGACTATCAAATCAAGGTCGATCCCCAGCGAGCACAGGAACTCGGACTCAGCCCGGAGGCCATTTCACAGCAGGCGTATTACGCTTTGAGGGGAGGTCTGGCTAATGAGTTTTACCGCCTGCCAAATCTCAGGCAGAACACGATTCTGATTCGTTACGAAGAGAGCGATCGCCAGACGTTCCAAGACCTCGAGAACCTCTATGTCACGGCGTCCGACGGCACTCAGGTCCCCCTTAAATCAGTCGCTGAGATTCAGGAGGGTTCTGCTCCGACGGCGATCGAGCACGACGGATTGAAGCGTGTCCTAGGGGTTACCGGCTACTACAGGATCGGCAGTCTGCCCAGCATGGACGTGGTGATGAATCTGGTTGCCTACGCCTATGGCGGCAATCCCAAGCTTGGCATCGAACCCATCAATTTCCCGCCCGGCTATGGGCTGGAAATGCGGGGAGACATGACCCAGATGATGGATAGCTTCCGAAGGCTGATGAACGGCCTGGTGCTCGCCCTGATGCTGATGTACTTGGTGCTCGTCATCCAGTTCCGCGGATTCCTGCAGCCGCTCCAAATGATTGCGTCGCTGCCGCTCGAACTAGCCGGTGTCTTTATCGCCCTCTGGCTGGCTTCGCAAGCCTTTTCGACGGTTTCCATTCTCGGCATCATCGTGCTGACAGGCATGGACATTACGACGGCCGTGCTGATGATCGATTTGATCATGAAGTACCGCGACCGCGGCATTCCGCGGGACGAAGCAATCGTGCGCGCATGCCCGGACCGTCTGAGGCCGATCCTCATGACCGTCGGCATCACCCTCATCGTCATGCTGCCCATCGCGTTTGCGCCAAAGACGGGGCTCGATGCCTATCAGCCTCTCGCCATGGCCGTCGTCGGCGGGCTCATCATGGGCACCATCCTAAGCCTCTTCGACATTCCCATCATGCATACCTACGTTGACGACTTCATCCGGTGGCTGAATAAGACTTTCTTGGGTCGGGAGTGGTCCTGGCCGATCACCGATACCGGACCCCATGCCGAAGAGCCCCACGGCCAGCCACAGGCTTTGCCGCCCGACGGTGGAGGCGTCCGATGA
- the mdtA_8 gene encoding Multidrug resistance protein MdtA, producing MSRVRLALCLLALLPALCHAAIQARSGPYVVSMTAQPRVIPVGQARLVFQVTDSAGKPIDGLDIQAIARMPGMFMGEREQKAQPVAGVAGAYSMQAAFPMAGAYQVALNIGGEPGSATVTLPVRTGEDTGGAEPAGFSFISLIPWAIGLVLVVFIISRMRRTGQRVMWQGIVNRATISGVLLLAILLVISIYAVNNWRRQGAMTPIEAQVMEMNTPAPPGVTAVELAPIAREPIAETVAYSGQAVGFVEQDVNPRVTGVITAMSVYVGHRVKKGQVLARLDTSQLDPELAERAAMTQMATEGVGVASSEYQAALQAVAEARADAEVKESGVAEAGSMLEAARQDQAVAEAERSVAESDIASAKADVDAAQAAATYAREELGRMQRLYGQKAISRSELQEAETANADAQAKLQQARTRVNQAQAKATASQAAFRRSASMIAAADRRLKQAQAEVRAARAAILTRQKAAEAAKKGVGREQAAVAQARARYQGAAAQRGYAELKAEVDGVVTERLVSPGTLVNPGQPVLKVAQTSPIRLQANVAATDVSRIAIGNEVEIRGRNGVGSVRAKVSSIQPALDPQARTGIVEVLWNNDDGQFLPGQFVEMVIKLGSPREELTVPVEAIQKPPGDAPPFVWVATLNAEGGRYTVSRKVVQIGASDGKRTAVSGDLAPGQLVVVAGGMYLKEGGEVAASSPEVAASGGPTVEVLSGSYNPASITVESGKPTTITFIRRSEVGCGTEIVFPELGIEKPLPLNEPVKVTIAPTKPGELRFTCGMDMFNGKVIVR from the coding sequence ATGTCACGCGTCCGCCTCGCTCTTTGCCTTCTCGCCTTGCTTCCGGCGCTCTGCCACGCAGCCATCCAGGCGAGATCAGGCCCCTACGTCGTCTCCATGACGGCGCAGCCGCGCGTCATCCCCGTCGGCCAGGCGCGACTGGTCTTCCAAGTGACCGATTCGGCCGGCAAACCGATCGACGGACTCGACATTCAGGCGATCGCCCGCATGCCGGGCATGTTCATGGGAGAGCGCGAGCAGAAAGCCCAGCCGGTGGCGGGAGTGGCTGGTGCCTATTCCATGCAGGCTGCCTTCCCCATGGCGGGGGCCTATCAAGTCGCCCTGAACATTGGGGGCGAACCTGGCAGCGCGACGGTGACCTTGCCCGTGCGCACGGGAGAGGACACGGGCGGTGCAGAACCGGCGGGCTTCTCCTTTATAAGCCTGATTCCCTGGGCGATCGGTCTCGTCCTGGTCGTCTTTATCATCTCCCGCATGCGCCGAACTGGCCAAAGGGTCATGTGGCAAGGCATTGTCAATCGAGCGACCATCTCCGGCGTCCTGCTTTTGGCCATTCTCCTTGTCATCTCCATCTACGCAGTCAACAACTGGCGGCGCCAGGGCGCTATGACGCCCATCGAAGCGCAAGTGATGGAGATGAACACCCCTGCGCCTCCGGGTGTAACCGCCGTGGAGCTCGCGCCAATTGCTCGAGAACCGATCGCCGAGACCGTCGCATATTCCGGTCAAGCTGTCGGCTTCGTGGAGCAGGACGTCAATCCCCGCGTAACGGGCGTAATCACGGCGATGTCTGTGTACGTTGGACACCGTGTCAAGAAGGGGCAGGTGCTTGCCCGGTTGGACACCTCCCAGCTTGATCCGGAACTCGCAGAGCGGGCGGCGATGACTCAGATGGCCACCGAGGGGGTTGGCGTTGCCAGCAGCGAGTACCAGGCGGCTCTCCAGGCCGTTGCTGAGGCTCGAGCCGATGCGGAGGTGAAGGAAAGTGGCGTAGCCGAAGCCGGTTCAATGCTGGAGGCGGCGCGCCAAGACCAGGCGGTTGCCGAGGCTGAACGGTCGGTGGCCGAGAGCGATATTGCATCAGCCAAAGCGGATGTTGATGCGGCCCAAGCAGCCGCTACCTATGCGCGAGAGGAACTCGGACGCATGCAACGGCTCTACGGCCAGAAGGCGATCAGCCGATCGGAGCTTCAGGAGGCGGAAACGGCCAACGCCGACGCCCAAGCGAAGCTTCAGCAGGCACGCACGCGGGTGAATCAGGCTCAAGCGAAGGCGACTGCTTCCCAAGCCGCTTTTCGACGGTCCGCTTCCATGATCGCCGCCGCTGACCGGAGGCTCAAGCAGGCTCAAGCCGAGGTGCGTGCGGCGCGCGCCGCGATCCTGACCCGCCAAAAGGCTGCAGAAGCGGCAAAGAAGGGGGTGGGTCGAGAACAGGCGGCAGTCGCTCAGGCCAGGGCGCGGTATCAGGGCGCAGCGGCTCAACGTGGCTACGCCGAACTGAAGGCAGAGGTCGATGGCGTGGTGACCGAGCGGCTCGTCAGTCCCGGAACCTTGGTCAACCCTGGACAGCCCGTGCTCAAAGTTGCCCAAACCTCACCGATCCGTCTCCAGGCGAATGTCGCCGCAACCGACGTGTCTCGGATCGCGATTGGCAATGAGGTCGAAATCCGGGGACGCAACGGCGTGGGGTCGGTGCGAGCGAAGGTGAGTTCCATCCAGCCCGCACTGGACCCGCAAGCGAGAACCGGAATCGTCGAAGTCCTTTGGAACAACGACGATGGCCAGTTTTTGCCGGGCCAGTTCGTCGAGATGGTCATTAAGCTCGGCTCGCCTCGGGAAGAGCTGACCGTCCCCGTCGAGGCGATTCAGAAGCCGCCTGGCGACGCGCCACCCTTTGTTTGGGTCGCAACTTTGAATGCCGAGGGTGGCCGCTATACGGTCTCCAGGAAGGTCGTGCAGATAGGCGCCAGTGATGGAAAGCGAACGGCCGTAAGTGGGGACCTTGCTCCCGGGCAGCTCGTGGTGGTAGCCGGCGGGATGTATTTGAAGGAAGGCGGCGAGGTAGCCGCTTCATCACCTGAGGTGGCCGCCAGTGGTGGTCCTACGGTCGAGGTTCTGAGCGGAAGCTACAACCCCGCCTCGATTACGGTCGAGAGCGGCAAGCCTACGACGATTACGTTCATCCGCCGCTCTGAAGTTGGTTGCGGCACGGAGATCGTCTTCCCCGAACTTGGGATCGAGAAGCCGCTCCCGCTCAACGAGCCGGTGAAGGTCACCATCGCCCCGACGAAGCCCGGCGAGCTGCGCTTTACGTGCGGCATGGACATGTTCAACGGAAAGGTGATTGTTCGTTGA
- the petB_2 gene encoding Cytochrome b6 — protein sequence MIKEPPKKTTSTVERPRVTAPHEPDPAKRVERERPGIKDWMELRLGWWGFVRKNLDEPMPPGVGWWQTLGNLLLTLLVFQFTTGVLMAMYYSPSPQSAYDSVKHLTYQVSAGSIIRGLHVWGSTAIVVVMVLHTLRVFFWGSYKKPRELTWLFGVLIFQVMLAFSFTGYLLPWDQKAYWATVVGTRIAATIPVIGEDLLVLIRGGEEVGALTLTRFYALHVMLLPAALMAFVAIHLYLVRRHHIAGPVIPQKGTAQPFFPNQLFKDAVVVVVGLGAVFALAAMLPPGLEPMADPAGTDFTPRPEWYFLGLYELLKIMPAGYEIVATLIVPGLVTLGMMFLPWLDRSESRHPAKRSWVMVAGMFVILMIGLMTLKGIIETPVHAAEHVASSESEPIATARE from the coding sequence ATGATCAAGGAACCTCCCAAAAAGACCACCTCTACCGTTGAACGCCCGAGAGTTACCGCGCCTCATGAGCCGGATCCGGCAAAGCGCGTGGAACGCGAACGTCCGGGAATCAAGGACTGGATGGAGCTTCGCCTCGGGTGGTGGGGCTTCGTTCGGAAGAACCTGGACGAGCCGATGCCTCCCGGCGTGGGCTGGTGGCAAACGCTGGGAAACCTGCTGCTGACCCTCCTGGTTTTCCAATTCACGACCGGCGTGCTAATGGCGATGTACTACAGTCCCAGCCCGCAGTCGGCATACGATTCGGTCAAGCACCTCACCTATCAGGTTTCGGCGGGGTCCATCATCCGCGGTCTACACGTATGGGGCTCCACCGCGATCGTGGTCGTAATGGTGCTGCATACGCTGCGCGTTTTCTTCTGGGGCTCGTATAAGAAGCCTCGGGAGCTCACGTGGCTTTTCGGCGTGCTGATCTTCCAGGTCATGCTCGCCTTCTCGTTTACCGGCTACCTGCTGCCGTGGGATCAGAAAGCGTATTGGGCGACGGTCGTCGGCACCCGTATCGCCGCGACGATCCCGGTGATTGGGGAAGATCTCCTCGTGCTGATCCGTGGCGGCGAAGAGGTCGGGGCGCTCACGCTGACGCGCTTTTATGCGCTGCATGTCATGCTGCTGCCCGCAGCGTTGATGGCCTTCGTGGCGATCCACCTGTATCTGGTGCGGCGGCACCACATAGCCGGCCCAGTCATCCCGCAAAAGGGCACGGCCCAGCCGTTCTTCCCCAACCAGCTGTTCAAGGACGCGGTCGTGGTCGTCGTCGGCCTCGGTGCGGTGTTCGCGCTCGCGGCGATGCTTCCGCCGGGGTTGGAACCGATGGCCGATCCTGCGGGAACCGACTTCACGCCCCGACCGGAGTGGTACTTTCTTGGGCTCTACGAGCTGTTGAAAATCATGCCGGCCGGCTATGAGATCGTTGCAACACTGATCGTTCCGGGACTGGTCACGCTGGGAATGATGTTCCTGCCTTGGCTCGACCGATCGGAGTCGCGCCATCCGGCCAAGCGGAGTTGGGTTATGGTGGCGGGGATGTTCGTCATTCTGATGATTGGGCTGATGACGCTCAAGGGGATCATCGAAACCCCGGTCCACGCTGCCGAACACGTGGCAAGCTCCGAATCGGAGCCCATCGCCACCGCCCGAGAATAG
- the silP_2 gene encoding Silver exporting P-type ATPase — translation MTNHMDPVCGMHVEPETAAGSHEYQGETYYFCSAGCLAKFKADPQRYASGQARSPMSVAPPSDAEGVEYTCPMHPEIRQIGPGSCPICGMALEPVHVSADEQENPELKDMSFRFWVSAVLTVPLLVLAMAPHLTGWNPAAALGPSAAWIELALATPVVLWGGAPFFQRGWRSVVTRRLNMFTLIAIGTGVAWIYSVVAVLAPQIFPQSFKDHNGHVGLYFEAASVIITLVLLGQVLELRARSATSSAIRSLLDLAPKTARRVRDGMEEDIPLQHVEAGFVLRVRPGEKVPVDGVVTEGHSSVDESMVTGESMPVEKAVGDKVTGATVNQTGTFLMLAERVGSETLLAQVVKMVTEAQRSRAPIQKLADTVSSYFVPAVLAVSLGSFVVWAMFGPSPAMAFAVINAVAVLIIACPCALGLATPMSIMVGTGRGARAGVLIKNAEMLETFERVDTLVVDKTGTLTEGKPKLVTIKAFGGTAETEVLSIAGGLELGSSHPLATAILEGLQQREVPPANILDFESITGKGVTGMLAQDKVALGNRALMELVGAPTDEVQAAAEEIREEGQTAMFVAKNGRLIGLLGVSDPIKQTAPAAIRALQREGIRIVMITGDNQTTAKRVARELGIEEVRADVLPEGKIEAVKSLQGTGRIVAMAGDGINDAPALAQADIGVAMGTGTDVAIESAGITLIKGDLSGLVRARRLSRATMRNIRQNLFFAFLYNAAGVPIAAGVLYPFTGLLLSPMIAALAMSLSSVSVIGNSLRLRTLEL, via the coding sequence ATGACCAACCACATGGATCCCGTCTGCGGAATGCACGTCGAGCCAGAGACGGCAGCAGGTTCGCACGAGTATCAGGGCGAGACGTACTACTTCTGCAGCGCCGGCTGTCTCGCCAAGTTTAAGGCCGACCCTCAACGTTACGCATCCGGTCAGGCCCGCTCCCCAATGTCCGTCGCCCCGCCAAGCGATGCCGAGGGAGTCGAATACACGTGTCCGATGCATCCCGAGATCCGGCAGATCGGTCCGGGTTCGTGCCCGATCTGCGGTATGGCCCTGGAGCCGGTGCACGTCAGCGCCGACGAACAGGAAAACCCCGAGCTCAAGGACATGAGCTTCCGGTTCTGGGTTAGCGCCGTGCTCACCGTTCCCTTGTTGGTGCTGGCGATGGCTCCTCACCTCACCGGCTGGAATCCTGCTGCAGCGCTTGGACCATCCGCGGCGTGGATCGAACTCGCGTTGGCGACCCCGGTCGTGCTTTGGGGTGGGGCGCCTTTCTTCCAGCGTGGGTGGCGCAGCGTCGTTACCCGGCGCCTCAACATGTTTACGCTCATTGCCATCGGCACCGGCGTCGCCTGGATCTACAGTGTGGTTGCGGTTCTTGCTCCCCAGATTTTTCCGCAGTCCTTCAAGGACCACAACGGCCATGTGGGACTCTATTTCGAGGCAGCATCCGTGATCATCACCTTGGTTCTGCTCGGACAGGTCCTTGAGCTTAGAGCAAGAAGCGCAACGAGCAGCGCCATTCGGTCGCTGCTTGATCTTGCCCCGAAGACCGCGCGGCGCGTCCGGGATGGCATGGAAGAGGACATTCCCCTTCAGCACGTGGAGGCCGGCTTCGTGCTCCGGGTCCGACCAGGGGAGAAGGTCCCCGTCGACGGCGTCGTCACCGAAGGACATAGCTCCGTGGATGAATCGATGGTCACGGGCGAGTCGATGCCTGTCGAAAAGGCAGTGGGTGACAAGGTCACGGGTGCAACCGTCAACCAGACCGGCACCTTCCTCATGCTGGCCGAGCGGGTTGGTAGCGAGACCCTTCTCGCCCAAGTCGTCAAGATGGTCACCGAGGCTCAACGGTCTCGGGCGCCCATCCAGAAGCTCGCCGACACCGTATCCTCTTACTTCGTGCCGGCGGTGCTTGCCGTCTCGCTCGGCTCCTTCGTGGTGTGGGCCATGTTTGGACCGTCTCCCGCGATGGCCTTCGCCGTGATCAACGCGGTCGCCGTCCTGATCATCGCCTGTCCGTGCGCACTCGGGCTGGCGACACCGATGTCAATCATGGTCGGCACCGGACGGGGCGCCCGCGCGGGCGTGCTGATCAAGAACGCCGAAATGCTCGAGACCTTCGAGCGAGTGGACACTCTCGTTGTCGACAAAACGGGGACCCTCACGGAAGGGAAGCCGAAGCTTGTAACCATCAAGGCATTTGGTGGCACCGCCGAAACAGAGGTGCTATCGATTGCCGGCGGACTCGAGTTGGGAAGCAGCCATCCGCTTGCCACTGCCATCCTGGAAGGGCTCCAGCAAAGAGAGGTCCCTCCGGCGAACATTCTGGACTTCGAATCGATCACCGGCAAGGGCGTCACCGGCATGCTTGCCCAAGATAAGGTCGCGCTTGGCAACCGAGCGCTGATGGAATTGGTGGGTGCACCTACCGATGAGGTCCAGGCCGCTGCGGAGGAGATTCGCGAAGAGGGTCAAACTGCGATGTTCGTGGCGAAAAACGGCAGGCTGATCGGATTGCTCGGTGTTTCCGATCCCATCAAGCAAACCGCGCCGGCGGCAATACGCGCCCTCCAACGAGAGGGCATTCGCATCGTGATGATCACCGGAGACAACCAGACGACGGCCAAGAGGGTTGCTCGCGAGCTGGGTATCGAGGAAGTCCGCGCGGACGTCCTTCCCGAAGGCAAGATCGAAGCGGTGAAATCGCTGCAAGGCACGGGCAGAATCGTCGCGATGGCGGGGGATGGGATTAACGATGCTCCAGCCTTGGCACAAGCCGACATCGGTGTTGCGATGGGTACCGGTACTGATGTGGCTATCGAAAGCGCTGGGATCACCCTGATCAAAGGCGATCTAAGCGGACTGGTGCGCGCCAGACGGTTAAGCCGCGCGACCATGCGTAACATTCGCCAGAATCTGTTTTTCGCGTTCCTGTATAACGCGGCGGGCGTGCCGATCGCCGCTGGGGTGCTCTATCCCTTTACAGGCTTGCTCCTTTCACCCATGATCGCGGCCCTCGCCATGAGCCTGAGCTCCGTTTCGGTTATCGGCAACTCGCTGAGGCTGAGGACCCTGGAACTATAG
- the petC_2 gene encoding Cytochrome b6-f complex iron-sulfur subunit — translation MEHESCNCGKILEEPTEPVSRRKALGWLVTAINVVVAGALAIPAIRFAVGPLNRRSKEEWVDVLGDGDLAVGQTREVAYVLKIVDGYQTVERKYTVYLHRSRDGLRCFDPACTHLGCRIKFQDDQRRYFCPCHGGVFDELGKVVSGPPPTGLVEHPVKVENGRIYVGRTVSS, via the coding sequence ATGGAACACGAAAGCTGCAACTGCGGAAAGATACTTGAAGAACCAACCGAGCCGGTATCCAGGCGAAAGGCGCTGGGATGGCTCGTCACCGCGATCAACGTCGTGGTGGCGGGTGCCCTTGCCATACCCGCGATCCGGTTTGCGGTCGGGCCACTGAACCGCCGTTCCAAGGAGGAGTGGGTGGACGTCCTGGGCGACGGGGACCTTGCCGTCGGGCAGACTCGCGAGGTGGCCTACGTCCTGAAGATCGTCGACGGCTATCAGACGGTCGAGCGGAAGTACACGGTGTACCTGCATCGGTCGCGCGATGGGCTGAGGTGTTTCGATCCAGCCTGCACCCACCTGGGGTGCCGCATCAAGTTCCAGGACGATCAGCGCCGCTACTTCTGTCCCTGTCATGGCGGTGTGTTCGACGAACTGGGAAAGGTCGTTTCGGGACCGCCACCAACCGGGCTGGTCGAGCATCCCGTCAAGGTTGAAAATGGCCGCATTTATGTCGGCCGAACGGTGTCCTCATGA